In Natronococcus occultus SP4, the following proteins share a genomic window:
- a CDS encoding oligosaccharide flippase family protein, producing the protein MSVRAVLESRGAEFGYNKSFPNQSFGYCGYYVRTASWRSVGDRSGPTVSLLEDRVSRRSSGSLSTGSARIATLFLGFVTLPIIFRLLGPAEFGDYSVLLSAFAFYAILVSSGIVDGVRNSLEAERSIADWEPYVVGYYLRLALLFALTGAFVLVFLSRNGYVATLFGDTYTSYVYGLAILGVSVQFQLYSRETLAGLGLQGHAESLGVLEKVAFAVVAIPLLALGFGVPGALVGHAVASIICGAIGLVAIHQHVSLSSVLRIPPREFPRTELLAVNSVSVVLLFLFALLYHVDILLLHQFRESAAVGNYRAALFVAELLWFVPIALQAVPTRSTPALWARDRVEELAPLAPKTTRYTALLTAVVAVILGALADTLVPIYFGSDATPAIGPLLVLLPGALGFALARPVFAASKAEDAVRYPIAATAGAAGITVVLNILLIPPYGMYGAAVATTIGYGSMFVFHVLAARRIGFDPLAGARLGRVAATTALAAVPIFALATVVVNPWLALLLVPLFGLFIALVFAVLTGTIAPSEPFELLAALPEPIGPRAEPIRRRLEDVNGDLTAVGWFQSMLFLAGITLLLSGILLATFGPDTGVPVFG; encoded by the coding sequence TTGTCGGTCCGAGCGGTTCTCGAGTCCCGGGGAGCGGAATTCGGTTATAATAAGTCCTTCCCGAACCAGAGCTTCGGTTACTGTGGCTACTACGTCCGTACCGCTAGTTGGAGGAGCGTCGGCGATCGGAGCGGTCCGACGGTATCGCTCCTGGAGGACCGCGTGAGTCGGCGTTCTAGTGGTAGCCTCTCGACCGGTAGCGCTAGGATCGCCACGCTGTTTTTGGGTTTTGTCACCCTTCCGATCATCTTTCGACTGCTCGGTCCCGCGGAGTTCGGCGACTACTCGGTTCTGCTGTCGGCGTTCGCGTTCTACGCGATTCTCGTGAGTTCCGGGATCGTCGACGGCGTTCGCAACTCCCTGGAGGCCGAACGATCGATCGCCGACTGGGAGCCGTACGTCGTCGGCTACTACCTTCGACTGGCGTTGCTTTTCGCGCTGACGGGCGCGTTCGTTCTCGTCTTTCTCTCCCGAAACGGATACGTCGCGACACTGTTCGGCGACACGTACACGAGCTACGTCTACGGACTGGCCATACTCGGCGTCTCGGTTCAGTTTCAACTCTACTCTCGCGAGACGCTTGCGGGACTGGGTCTCCAGGGTCACGCCGAATCGCTCGGCGTCCTCGAAAAGGTAGCGTTTGCCGTCGTCGCGATCCCACTCCTCGCTCTCGGATTCGGCGTTCCAGGGGCGCTGGTTGGACATGCGGTCGCGAGTATCATCTGTGGCGCCATCGGGCTCGTAGCGATCCATCAACACGTGTCGCTGTCGAGCGTGCTGCGTATTCCTCCCCGGGAGTTCCCCCGCACCGAGCTGCTTGCGGTCAACTCGGTCAGTGTCGTTTTGCTCTTCCTGTTCGCCTTGCTCTATCACGTCGATATTCTCCTCCTCCATCAGTTTCGGGAGAGCGCCGCAGTCGGGAACTACCGCGCGGCACTGTTCGTGGCGGAACTTCTCTGGTTCGTTCCGATCGCCCTCCAGGCGGTCCCCACCCGCTCTACACCGGCGCTGTGGGCACGCGACCGAGTCGAGGAGCTTGCGCCTCTCGCACCGAAAACGACCCGGTACACCGCTTTATTGACCGCGGTCGTCGCCGTCATTCTCGGGGCGCTTGCCGACACCCTCGTTCCGATCTATTTCGGTTCGGACGCGACGCCGGCGATCGGGCCGTTGTTGGTGCTCCTGCCCGGCGCACTCGGGTTCGCCCTCGCACGACCCGTTTTCGCGGCCTCGAAAGCCGAGGACGCAGTTCGTTACCCGATCGCGGCCACTGCAGGTGCCGCGGGAATCACCGTCGTGCTCAATATCCTGTTGATCCCGCCGTACGGGATGTACGGCGCGGCGGTCGCGACAACGATCGGCTACGGATCGATGTTCGTCTTCCACGTCCTCGCCGCACGACGGATCGGCTTCGATCCGCTCGCTGGCGCGCGTCTCGGACGGGTCGCGGCGACGACCGCACTCGCCGCGGTACCGATCTTCGCTCTCGCGACCGTCGTCGTCAACCCCTGGCTGGCGCTCCTTCTGGTTCCGCTGTTCGGGCTGTTTATCGCTCTCGTTTTTGCGGTTCTCACCGGTACGATAGCGCCCTCCGAACCGTTCGAACTTCTCGCTGCACTGCCGGAGCCGATCGGTCCGCGAGCCGAACCGATCCGTCGTCGTCTCGAGGACGTCAACGGCGATCTGACGGCCGTCGGCTGGTTCCAAAGCATGCTGTTTCTGGCCGGAATCACGCTGCTGCTGTCGGGAATTCTCCTCGCGACGTTCGGCCCGGATACCGGCGTTCCCGTTTTTGGCTAG
- a CDS encoding polysaccharide deacetylase family protein, producing the protein MTKRRNTRRRFLAASSATAIAAMAGCTDVLSDDSDDDDENGENGENGDDENGENGENGDEYESPELAVETEYNSREEFRQPGEQLNDFETGDDWEILEGEAEIDDEYSFDGDQSLRLMAEDEGNAVVATQLDEAMDMEDLDVSMAVQTTTPFNIALEIQLRDIYGGYASYSLREVSYGNDNVSWFRICPGFFDESTTPVEQDAIDEVRIIVHNTGDEAEVWVDDLRTHEKPDQGYVILCWDDGFEDFYEPAGPIHDEYDVTAVQAAVRQWTRDQREGIMTIDQLLERQEAGDQIVAHGTHTEWTDLDDAELEDAISTDKNWAVNNELEGGHYLVFPHNDFDDRVLDIATDYYYAGGFNQSGSPNLTGVHGFDPLVMPRTIGHDLDIAMDCVDIAAQHRQCTVLNFHEFDLDNTMDEDDYEELVQYIDETDGVEAIDFDDLWLMRREGH; encoded by the coding sequence ATGACAAAACGACGGAACACCCGACGGCGGTTCCTCGCAGCGTCCAGTGCAACGGCTATCGCAGCGATGGCCGGCTGTACCGACGTTCTCTCTGACGATAGCGATGACGACGACGAGAACGGCGAAAACGGCGAGAACGGCGACGACGAGAACGGTGAAAACGGCGAGAACGGCGACGAATACGAATCGCCCGAGCTCGCCGTCGAAACGGAGTACAACAGCCGCGAGGAGTTCAGACAGCCCGGCGAGCAGCTCAACGACTTCGAGACGGGCGATGACTGGGAGATCCTCGAAGGCGAAGCCGAAATCGACGACGAGTACTCCTTCGACGGAGACCAGAGCCTCCGTCTGATGGCTGAGGACGAAGGCAACGCCGTCGTCGCGACGCAGCTAGACGAGGCGATGGACATGGAGGATCTCGACGTCTCGATGGCAGTCCAGACGACGACGCCGTTCAATATCGCCCTCGAGATCCAGCTGCGCGACATCTACGGCGGGTACGCGAGCTACTCCCTCCGAGAAGTGTCGTATGGCAATGACAACGTCAGCTGGTTCAGAATCTGCCCCGGGTTCTTCGACGAGAGTACGACCCCCGTCGAACAGGACGCGATCGACGAGGTCCGTATCATCGTCCACAACACCGGCGACGAAGCCGAGGTATGGGTCGACGACCTGCGCACACACGAAAAGCCCGACCAGGGATACGTTATTCTCTGCTGGGACGACGGATTCGAGGACTTCTACGAACCGGCAGGACCGATCCACGACGAGTACGACGTCACCGCGGTCCAGGCCGCCGTGCGCCAGTGGACCAGAGACCAACGCGAAGGGATTATGACAATCGACCAGCTTCTGGAGCGACAGGAGGCTGGCGATCAGATCGTCGCTCACGGGACTCACACCGAGTGGACCGATCTTGATGACGCAGAACTCGAGGACGCAATAAGCACGGACAAGAACTGGGCAGTTAACAACGAGCTCGAGGGCGGTCACTACCTCGTCTTCCCGCACAACGACTTCGACGACCGCGTCCTCGACATCGCTACGGACTACTACTACGCGGGCGGGTTCAACCAGTCCGGGAGTCCCAACCTTACGGGCGTCCACGGGTTCGATCCGCTGGTGATGCCCCGGACGATCGGTCACGATCTCGACATTGCGATGGACTGTGTCGATATCGCCGCCCAGCACCGTCAGTGTACGGTTCTGAACTTCCACGAGTTCGATCTGGACAACACGATGGACGAAGACGACTACGAGGAACTGGTCCAGTACATCGACGAGACCGACGGCGTTGAGGCTATCGACTTCGACGACCTCTGGCTGATGCGTCGCGAAGGTCACTGA
- a CDS encoding DUF7344 domain-containing protein, which yields MSSTETVTADRNKGENRNEGTVSSDSEIPVDEIFHILQNERRRMVLEYLQETDDSVRMRDVAEQVAAWENDTTVEELTSDQRQRVYIPLYQSHLPKLDKAGIIDYQQNRGVVERRPLARQLDYYLNADSNASTNDASEAKEADWDDYYIGAAGAGALLLLGAILELPLLSVITGIGLSAVILLMFTTLTIGQYIK from the coding sequence ATGAGCTCCACTGAGACCGTTACAGCAGATCGAAATAAGGGTGAAAACCGGAATGAGGGGACTGTTTCCAGTGACAGTGAAATTCCGGTCGACGAGATCTTCCATATTCTTCAGAATGAGCGCCGGCGGATGGTTCTTGAGTATCTCCAAGAGACGGACGACTCCGTTCGGATGCGCGACGTCGCCGAGCAGGTAGCCGCCTGGGAAAACGATACGACCGTCGAGGAGCTAACGTCCGATCAGCGACAGCGCGTCTACATCCCGCTGTATCAGTCACACCTCCCGAAACTCGATAAGGCCGGTATCATCGACTACCAACAGAACCGGGGTGTAGTCGAGCGAAGACCACTCGCACGCCAACTGGATTACTATCTCAACGCGGATTCGAATGCGAGTACAAACGACGCTTCAGAAGCGAAAGAGGCCGATTGGGACGACTATTACATCGGTGCTGCGGGCGCGGGCGCACTCCTACTGCTAGGTGCGATCTTGGAACTACCACTGCTTTCGGTTATTACGGGTATCGGGCTGAGCGCAGTGATCCTACTAATGTTTACGACTCTGACGATCGGTCAGTATATCAAATAA
- a CDS encoding polysaccharide deacetylase family protein, whose product MNEKSTRRVLLGTLGAGTLGATAGCLDSLSDDGDDEDGESDPNGDDEPEQSDEDDEPDEEAEEIPDIDGGAVVFTYDDGPMQDYEQAFPVHQEFDAPASAGIVTEWVGREDFDDNDWMDVEHLEELAEAGWEINSHTTAHTALGEFELVEDVEPDDTRVYPEERNHGFHLEYDIEVTDGDSSVVRTVVDSGQDDVGGYLEFDEPVGESFAAGETVERYPEELMHEFLGDSKAQLEEWGFEVDTLLAPYDVCDEWTIEFAREYYDGIANVNPGSMVNERESFDPFDTNRDYFIEFTDPLDIQEQLDEVAAQNAIGIVGAHTFKDEVDEEGIREMLEWIEERDLTVVTLTDAFRAVAAESE is encoded by the coding sequence ATGAACGAGAAATCGACGCGACGAGTGCTCCTCGGCACCCTCGGCGCCGGAACCCTCGGGGCAACCGCGGGTTGTCTCGACAGCTTGAGCGACGATGGCGACGATGAAGACGGCGAAAGCGATCCGAACGGCGACGACGAGCCGGAGCAGTCCGACGAGGACGACGAACCTGACGAGGAGGCCGAGGAGATCCCCGATATCGACGGCGGTGCCGTCGTGTTCACGTACGACGACGGGCCCATGCAGGACTACGAGCAGGCGTTTCCCGTTCACCAGGAGTTCGACGCACCTGCGAGCGCGGGCATCGTCACGGAGTGGGTCGGTCGCGAGGACTTCGACGACAACGACTGGATGGACGTCGAACACCTCGAGGAGCTCGCCGAAGCCGGTTGGGAGATCAACTCCCACACGACCGCACACACCGCGCTGGGCGAGTTCGAGCTCGTCGAGGACGTCGAACCCGACGACACGCGCGTCTATCCGGAGGAGCGAAACCACGGCTTCCACCTGGAGTACGATATCGAGGTCACCGACGGCGACAGTTCCGTGGTCCGAACCGTCGTCGACTCCGGTCAGGACGACGTCGGCGGCTACCTCGAGTTCGACGAACCGGTTGGCGAGTCGTTTGCCGCCGGCGAAACCGTCGAACGCTACCCGGAGGAACTCATGCACGAGTTCCTCGGGGATTCGAAGGCCCAGCTCGAGGAGTGGGGGTTCGAGGTCGACACCCTGCTCGCGCCGTACGACGTCTGTGACGAGTGGACGATCGAGTTCGCCCGGGAGTACTACGATGGGATCGCGAACGTCAACCCCGGGTCGATGGTCAACGAGCGGGAGTCGTTCGACCCGTTCGACACCAACCGCGACTACTTCATCGAGTTCACCGATCCCCTCGACATCCAGGAGCAGCTCGACGAGGTCGCTGCCCAGAATGCGATCGGGATCGTCGGCGCACACACGTTCAAAGACGAGGTCGACGAAGAGGGCATCCGCGAGATGCTCGAGTGGATCGAGGAGCGAGACCTGACGGTCGTCACGCTCAC
- a CDS encoding DUF1616 domain-containing protein: protein MSDSDWWFFDLAIVIAVTGFVTFGLFTSISGSIRVVLGLPLLLFLPGYALISVLYPDAPESEYQTFDDESQGTSRSVLNNTGLRAIERFVLSIVASIAIVPAVALGSTITPWGISILPILAGTAFVTITLSLVGIVQRYRCPPERRFTPTLTGTSLLFSNASDSFGRSDPSARPYNVMFLVALLVLAATAGFAVASPPSHDSYTEFYLDTDEVAETEVVDGDVEAPYEDTLAAGESQSVTAYIANEEQEERSYTTVVALQEVSYDNESVTVHEQDTLTSESATVSHGETHEQTLEFEPTMTGDDLRLMLYLYEDDAPDDPSEDSAYRTIELPVTVS from the coding sequence ATGAGCGACTCCGACTGGTGGTTTTTCGATCTTGCGATCGTTATTGCAGTGACCGGTTTCGTTACTTTCGGACTGTTTACCTCGATCTCTGGATCGATCAGGGTTGTTCTCGGTCTTCCGCTGTTGCTTTTTCTCCCTGGCTACGCTCTCATCTCGGTGCTGTACCCGGACGCACCGGAGTCCGAGTACCAAACGTTTGACGACGAAAGCCAGGGTACCAGCCGATCCGTACTGAACAACACCGGACTCCGGGCGATCGAACGGTTCGTTCTTTCGATCGTCGCGAGTATCGCGATCGTCCCTGCAGTAGCGCTCGGCTCAACAATAACACCGTGGGGGATTTCGATACTTCCTATTCTCGCGGGAACGGCGTTCGTAACGATCACACTGTCGTTGGTCGGGATCGTTCAGCGGTATCGCTGCCCTCCGGAGCGCCGATTCACCCCCACTCTGACGGGAACGTCGTTACTGTTTTCTAACGCCAGCGATTCGTTCGGCCGATCCGATCCAAGTGCTAGACCTTACAACGTCATGTTCCTGGTCGCGTTGCTCGTTCTGGCCGCCACCGCAGGCTTCGCCGTTGCAAGTCCGCCCAGCCATGATAGCTACACCGAGTTCTATCTCGATACCGACGAGGTCGCCGAGACGGAAGTGGTCGACGGCGACGTAGAGGCACCCTATGAGGACACGCTTGCAGCAGGCGAATCACAGTCGGTAACGGCGTACATCGCTAACGAGGAGCAGGAAGAACGATCCTATACGACCGTCGTAGCACTTCAAGAAGTGAGTTACGACAACGAGAGCGTCACTGTCCACGAACAGGACACTCTCACGAGCGAGTCTGCGACCGTTTCACACGGCGAGACGCATGAACAGACCCTCGAATTCGAGCCAACGATGACCGGTGACGACCTTCGGCTGATGCTGTATCTTTACGAGGACGACGCACCTGACGACCCGAGCGAAGACAGCGCGTATCGGACGATCGAGCTGCCAGTAACGGTCTCATAG
- a CDS encoding glycosyltransferase family 2 protein — protein MVLVSVIIPTYNREETVSRAIDSVLAQTHEELEVVVVDDGSTDDTESVLESYDDDRVRPISHETNRGANVARNTGIEHARGKYVAFLDSDDEWKPEKLEAQLDVLEKRSEEWVAAYCDFTFELPSPVDRLRGLAADVLSRADDQPQMEGGEELIGEILADNVHTGAGSTLIVRTDVARTVDGFDETLDRFQDPEFVLRILEEGKLAYVDEPLVVREETGTPPADTIRRADEQYLSLYAEDVDRFEAAGYEIRSSHDLVLAKSYFSEGRPVRGSWHLARARPATRHVPGVIWSAVSGVRRRPGPFFIIGFVLLAALIGNWFGRRS, from the coding sequence ATGGTTCTGGTTAGCGTCATTATTCCGACGTACAACCGCGAGGAGACGGTTTCGAGAGCGATCGACAGCGTCCTGGCACAGACCCACGAGGAACTGGAGGTGGTCGTGGTCGACGACGGTTCGACCGACGACACCGAGTCCGTTCTCGAGTCTTACGACGACGATCGAGTGCGGCCGATCTCCCACGAGACGAACCGGGGAGCAAACGTCGCACGAAATACGGGTATCGAACACGCTCGCGGGAAGTACGTCGCCTTCCTCGACTCCGACGACGAATGGAAACCCGAGAAACTCGAGGCGCAACTCGACGTCCTCGAGAAACGCTCCGAGGAGTGGGTCGCGGCCTACTGTGACTTTACGTTCGAGCTTCCCAGTCCCGTCGATAGACTTCGCGGGCTGGCTGCCGACGTCCTCTCCCGTGCTGATGACCAGCCCCAGATGGAGGGCGGAGAGGAGCTCATCGGCGAGATCCTCGCCGACAACGTTCATACGGGTGCGGGGTCGACGTTGATCGTTCGAACCGACGTCGCGAGAACGGTCGACGGATTCGACGAAACGCTCGACCGCTTCCAGGACCCCGAGTTCGTGTTGCGAATTCTCGAGGAAGGAAAACTCGCATACGTCGACGAACCGCTTGTCGTCCGCGAGGAAACAGGGACACCTCCAGCGGACACGATCAGACGCGCCGACGAGCAGTACCTCTCGCTGTACGCCGAGGACGTCGATCGGTTCGAAGCAGCGGGGTACGAAATCCGTTCGAGCCACGACCTCGTCCTCGCGAAGAGCTACTTCAGCGAGGGGCGACCGGTCCGGGGATCGTGGCATCTCGCCCGCGCTCGACCCGCGACGCGCCACGTTCCGGGCGTCATCTGGTCGGCAGTTTCCGGCGTTCGGCGCCGTCCGGGCCCGTTTTTCATCATCGGTTTCGTACTTCTCGCCGCCCTGATCGGCAACTGGTTTGGGCGGCGCTCCTGA
- a CDS encoding asparagine synthetase B family protein: MNTELFGVFGGTESFTRFRSMDEFDDVVVGPSITVGIRDFGLGTPGWSASYEGEFGCCVIWGEIYVPDRETNAARWFLEAYKRDGSEALAELNGSYLVVLDTPNESFVATDPVRSRECFYTDEPGVRVFGTDSSTVAETITEPSFHRDGILEFLHLGVTLGEKTSLEQLSRLPIDSQLRPSSVTDLDRFVYDTSEFDYVGTLADRLERAIERRSILPGRKGLLLSAGYDSRTLLSQLPEIEHCYTVGNSTAQEVIGAKRLAAQYGADHTAFGPDERYLYADESKVRYSQGIKESLHIHHAGYTNEIDVDTIYHGLLCDTFFRGHFTAHVDLEVFGKQVPFERLDPDPDPIDVLLSKFGYSRSTSQELAERTDFGVDPESFVRQAVRTEFEAMLGRSDSIQNAINCCGIANQPSMPFHTQLADNFFASFLATDVELLDWHLRAPPSKRSTDTFLAACKRIDPEMLRHRPPDRPHNVKLFNEMERFVRRKTPLFDSFESPWPDRQQLFTRYNFDQRLLPELEHVYDLPARHKLRLNDFLGWVESWDDSTDQHTEWLTRNTSLVQ; encoded by the coding sequence ATGAATACGGAACTCTTCGGTGTCTTTGGCGGTACAGAATCGTTTACCCGATTTCGGTCGATGGACGAGTTCGACGATGTCGTCGTTGGACCGTCGATAACCGTTGGGATCAGGGATTTCGGGCTCGGGACGCCCGGCTGGAGCGCGAGCTACGAGGGAGAGTTCGGTTGCTGTGTCATCTGGGGCGAAATATATGTCCCTGACCGAGAAACGAACGCCGCCCGCTGGTTCCTCGAAGCCTACAAACGCGATGGCTCCGAGGCGCTGGCCGAACTCAACGGTTCCTATCTCGTCGTCCTTGATACCCCCAACGAGTCGTTCGTCGCGACCGACCCGGTTCGCTCTCGGGAGTGTTTCTACACCGACGAACCGGGTGTTCGTGTCTTCGGCACCGACTCTTCGACGGTCGCAGAAACGATCACTGAGCCGTCGTTCCACCGAGACGGCATCCTCGAATTCCTCCATCTAGGCGTTACACTCGGAGAAAAAACGAGCCTCGAACAGCTCTCCAGGCTTCCGATCGACAGTCAGCTGCGCCCGTCATCGGTAACCGATCTCGATCGGTTCGTCTACGATACCAGCGAGTTCGACTACGTGGGTACGCTTGCAGACCGGCTCGAACGTGCGATCGAACGACGGTCGATCCTCCCCGGACGGAAAGGGTTGCTCCTCTCAGCGGGGTACGACTCTCGCACGCTTCTCTCCCAACTTCCAGAGATCGAACACTGCTATACGGTCGGTAATTCGACGGCACAGGAGGTTATCGGTGCCAAACGACTTGCAGCCCAGTACGGGGCTGATCACACGGCGTTCGGTCCTGACGAACGATACCTCTATGCTGACGAGTCGAAGGTTCGCTACTCACAGGGTATCAAGGAGTCGCTTCACATCCACCACGCCGGTTATACGAACGAGATCGACGTCGACACGATCTACCACGGCCTGCTATGCGATACGTTCTTTCGGGGTCACTTTACAGCTCACGTCGACCTCGAGGTGTTCGGCAAGCAGGTTCCGTTCGAACGACTTGATCCGGATCCCGATCCGATCGACGTCCTCCTTTCGAAATTTGGCTACTCGCGGTCGACGAGCCAGGAACTCGCAGAACGAACCGATTTCGGTGTCGATCCCGAATCGTTCGTCAGACAGGCCGTCAGAACGGAGTTCGAAGCGATGCTCGGTCGGTCCGATTCGATCCAGAACGCGATCAACTGCTGTGGAATCGCCAACCAGCCGTCGATGCCGTTCCATACCCAGCTTGCCGATAACTTCTTCGCTTCATTTCTGGCGACGGATGTGGAGCTACTCGACTGGCATCTCCGTGCACCACCGTCAAAACGCTCCACCGATACCTTCCTTGCGGCCTGTAAACGGATCGATCCGGAGATGCTCCGTCACCGACCGCCGGATCGACCACACAATGTAAAACTGTTCAACGAAATGGAGCGGTTCGTTCGGCGCAAAACACCGCTCTTCGACTCTTTCGAATCTCCGTGGCCGGACCGGCAACAGCTCTTTACCCGTTATAATTTTGATCAGCGACTGTTGCCAGAACTCGAACACGTTTACGACCTGCCTGCGAGGCACAAGCTCCGGCTTAATGACTTTCTGGGCTGGGTCGAAAGCTGGGACGACAGCACTGATCAACATACGGAATGGCTCACCCGAAACACGTCTCTCGTTCAATAG